In a single window of the Carassius gibelio isolate Cgi1373 ecotype wild population from Czech Republic chromosome A12, carGib1.2-hapl.c, whole genome shotgun sequence genome:
- the LOC128025180 gene encoding 28 kDa heat- and acid-stable phosphoprotein → MPRGGKKNHKGRGKQFSNPEEIDRQMKAQREMEANEGAERGSSSESEEESSSDDEQPKRKGVEGLIEIENPNRVSQKNKKVVEVDVDAPKELSRREREEIEKQKAKERYMKLHLEGKTDQAKADLARLAIIKKQREDAAKKREDLRKEKEAEEAKSKR, encoded by the exons ATGCCGAGAGGAG GCAAAAAGAACCATAAGGGCCGTGGGAAGCAGTTCAGCAACCCTGAGGAGATTGATCGACAGATGAAAGCTCAGAGGGAAATG GAAGCGAATGAAGGGGCTGAACGTGGAAGTTCATCAGAATCTGAAGAGGAGAGCAGCAGTGATGATGAA CAACCTAAAAGGAAAGGTGTAGAAGGTCTAATTGAAATCGAGAATCCAAATAGGGTCTCCCAGAAGAACAAGAAGGTTGTGGAAGTCGATGTCGATGCACCTAAGGAGCTCTCACGTCGCGAAAG GGAAGAGATTGAAAAGCAGAAGGCTAAGGAGCGGTACATGAAGCTGCATCTAGAGGGGAAGACCGACCAGGCCAAGGCAGACCTTGCCAGGCTGGCCATTATAAAAAAGCAGAGGGAGGACGCAGCAAAGAAGAGAGAAGATCTAAGGAAAG
- the LOC128025776 gene encoding monocarboxylate transporter 3-like, producing the protein MVNKFGCRPVMLVGGLLASGGMIIASFTTNIIQLYLTAGVLTGLGLALNFQPSLIMLGSYFDKRRPLANGLAAAGSPVFLSALSPLGQLLLNRYGWRGGFLITGGLLLNCCTCGAVMRPLKYKERKVIACSQELKEMLPPEAGKENIVFENNNDKKPNKKKLLDFSVLADLGLIIYIIAKFIVVLGLFVPTILLVNYAKDQGVPDQDAAFLLSVIGFVDIFARPTCGIVAGLKWIRPKMAYFFSLALLFNGLTDVCSATSTDYKGLIIFCVFFGLSYGMVGALQFEVLMGIVGKSGFSSALGLVLLVEAVAVLIGPPSAGYLVDKYKNYELIFYMAGGELITAGLFLALASFFFIRRKKHKDRQQKHHGDVAINPKR; encoded by the exons ATGGTTAATAAATTTGGATGCCGGCCAGTCATGTTGGTTGGAGGATTACTGGCCTCAGGAGGGATGATAATTGCATCTTTCACTACTAACATTATCCAGCTTTACCTCACTGCAGGAGTCCTTACTG GTCTTGGACTGGCGTTGAACTTCCAGCCATCACTGATTATGCTGGGGTCTTATTTTGACAAACGCAGACCACTCGCCAATGGACTGGCGGCAGCTGGAAGCCCTGTATTTCTGTCAGCTCTTTCTCCTTTAGGACAACTTCTTCTCAACCGCTATGGATGGAGAGGAGGCTTTCTCATCACCGGTGGTCTTCTGCTCAATTGTTGCACCTGTGGAGCAGTCATGAGACCCTTAAAATACAAAGAAAGGAAAGTGATAGCCTGTTCCCAAGAGCTCAAGGAAATGCTCCCTCCTGAGGCTGGAAAAGAGaatattgtttttgaaaacaataatgataaaaagcCCAATAAAAAGAAGCTTTTGGACTTCAGTGTACTTGCTGACTTAGGGCTTATTATCTATATTATTGCAAAATTTATAGTTGTTCTCGGCCTATTTGTTCCAACTATTCTACTAGTCAACTATGCTAAGGACCAAGGAGTGCCTGACCAGGATGCTGCCTTTTTGTTGTCTGTTATAGGATTTGTTGACATCTTTGCTCGTCCCACGTGTGGCATAGTAGCCGGTTTAAAATGGATCCGACCCAAGATGGCTTATTTCTTCAGCCTTGCCTTGCTCTTCAATGGCCTTACAGATGTTTGTTCAGCTACAAGCACAGACTATAAGGGGCTGATTATATTCTGTGTGTTCTTCGGGCTGTCTTATGGCATGGTGGGTGCTCTACAATTCGAAGTGCTGATGGGTATTGTGGGAAAAAGCGGGTTTTCCAGTGCACTTGGCCTAGTGCTCCTTGTCGAGGCAGTGGCTGTACTGATTGGACCTCCCTCTGCTG GTTATTTGGTGGATAAGTACAAGAACTACGAACTGATTTTTTACATGGCTGGAGGAGAGCTGATCACTGCTGGGCTATTTCTTGCCCTTGCATCATTCTTCTTTATTAGACGAAAGAAACACAAAGACAGACAGCAGAAACATCATGGTGATGTGGCAATCAATCCGAAAAGATAA